The genomic interval AAACAGAAATTCAACAGAAATCCTtctcaaatgaataaatacagcTCAGGAATCTAAATGAACTATGCTGATTGGTTAAGAGTTTGATGAACAGGACAAGATGGAGGAAAAGGATTGGCTGGAGAAGTGGTGTCAGAGCACACTGATGCTGACCATGTTTTTGTCCATTGCCCTTTTTCTGTTGTGCTACTGTGCACTTTCAGAAAAGCAGTGCAATATTAAAAGGGCATTGGCTGGAAGAACAGATACCGCCACGTTTAGCTATTGCCTTAACCCCCTTACCTCCGCTGATTTGACATGTTCCGACATGCGGCGCTACACGGCGTGCCGTGGGGACACACCTAATAGGCCAGGAAGGTTGCGCTTCTCCATAAATACTGTATGGGTCAGTGTAAACATtgcagtgatgtttttgtttatgaaatTGCAGTTATGGTTCACTGCATATGTGCCATCAAACCCATTCTGCAAAATAACATGaaaggtttaattaaaatatacattgaatgtatattttaattaaacctttCATGTTATTTTAGGCAAATATTCAAAGACAAGATATACTTATATTTTatctttctgttttctctttcttccttcctgtctttctttgtgtgtgtgtgtgtttttatttatcttatttttttttgggggggggagctTGTTTTTCTGAAATACATGCGAAGATTGATTGCCACTTGTAACTAGGTTCTTGTTCAGAAAGACTGCAACTTGCTGTCAGTAAcactgcagcagagagctgtCCTTTTTCCCAGGGAACATGGCTGCCCATGGCCAGCACGCTTGTGCGCTGGGGTCAGCTGCTCTGACAGTGTTGCACTACTGTATCACCCATTCTAGCAGTGCAATTGTATTGTCATAGCATTTAGCCTCTGCCCACTCACACCCGCAGGGGGCCATGACCAAGGACAGGTGACACTGGGTTGGGTGTTTGTAACAGTGCAGGCCTTTTGGGTTGTTAGCTGGCGCTGTTGATTGTTCACACTGTAACTTTGAAGTACACACTCGCAGAATGAATAAAAGTGTTCAAGATTAAAGCAGTTgtctcttttaaaataatataaaggGAGCTGAACATTTTCCACACCAATGTGGTGAGAAGCCTCCAGGGTATACACACCTAAATGTTTCTACAAAACGGGGGGCAACAGAGGCTCACCGGGGTATGTAGGATCCTGTTGTGTCGCAGATCGGACGGGAGGGTgggaggtatgtgtgtgtgtgtgtgtagtgtgtgtgtttgtgtgtgtttgcgtgtgtgtttgtgtgtgtggtgtggtgtggtgtgtgtgtttgcgtgtgtgtggtggtggggtgtaGAGGAATGTGGGGAGGCGAGTTCAGTTGTGAGAGTATGGGGGAGGGGTCAGGACAGGGGCTCTCCTGCATCACTGACTGCCTGGATCCATTCTACACTATCTACACCACAATACTCCAGACGCCTGAAGTGTGAGGCTATGTGCAGGTCGGTGTCTGGGTgtatgtgagggagagaaaataaGTGCCTGAGTTGTGTTTGGTTAATGCAGTAACTAAAAAAAACCCGCTCCAGGTCTGTACATGCCTCAGACCACATCTATGGTAGTTTAAGTTATGCTCAACAAGTTCAGGGGAAACTTAACTTACATAAAAGTACAGAGCTGCAATGGTGCATGTTCTCTTATCAGAATCCTTGGCTGTTcatgggttggttttttttaagaattattttaattgatttgttGTCAAGATGCTGACGTGAAAAAGTTATGCAAGTCAGTGAAATGAGCTGGGTGTGAAATGTTTGTGCTCCTctataattgtttatttatagcaTAAGGCAGAACGGCCCTCAAGGAAGGGCCTTGGTGTATGCATCAGGTTAAATGTTAACCCAGTTTATCTGTAGGCCCAGGAGGACAGGGAAGGGTGTCACCCCAAGTCCCTTTAGAAAAGAAGACAACTTGTTGTGACTTGTTCGAAATGGCTGCTGGGAAACTGTGGAATGTGGGAAATGGATGAGGaggatgtgtgtctgtaagaCTGTGGGGTAGGAACCATTACCTAAACACCCTCTTTTAGATTAAGAACATAAGTACGCGGCCTAAGTAATGTCTGGAAACACTAATTTCGTAGACTGCTCATCTAATGTTCACTTGTGTTTAACACTCAACCGTATGAGGAATGGCAGAAGCGTTCCGTCAAaatacttcatttaaaaatgtctaataTTACATAAAcgcaaaataaaattatacagTCAAAAACAATTCGCTTTTGCAGCTAACAATATTTGACATTGCTAGAAATGTAATCAGGTGGCGTCGTACCTGATTAAAAACGCTGCTTTCGAAAAGGctacaaaatgtataaaaacgACATTTTAACGTTAAAATATAAGTGGGCTGTCTGAGAATCGGAGGGTGGGGGTTAAATAATCTAATACTTCTGCGCTGCCATTTAAAAGCGTTATTTGTCTCGGGAAAAACATAGTAGTCCACATCAGCGTGAGAACACATAACTAGTTCGGTTTAAGATACAAGAAGAGGATGCTCCTTTCGCACGTTGTATAATTTTAACAGAAAACAGTAATTAAgttcttaatgtgtgtgtgtgtgtgtgatttcgtGGCTGTATTATTAGTGTAATTCAAACCGTTGACGCCGCTCAGTTTTGGAAACCAGACCTGACCTTTGTCCGGGTGAATAGCAAACATGGATGTATAAAAGTGCCTTCCCATCTGGGCTTTCCAATGGCGCCTAGACTTGGGTTAGCCATGCAGGTGGCCGGCAGGACTCAGGCAAGCCTGGTCAACGGCAGTGCGGACTTGTCTCTCGGGGGTGGGCCTTGGGTTAGAAGACTCTGCGGTGGATTTGTTGACTTGCTTTGCCCACGTTTCATGCACCGTAGTTGGTATACAAACCCCGACCATGCAGACCATGATACACAGCCAAACTGAGAGCACCTCGAAAATGGTCCTACTAAGAATAACTGTGGAAACCAGGCCTACAAAAGTCAATCCCTAGTTGTGAGCTAGAAACGAGGATGATTTAAAACATTCGATAACATTTAAGTTCGGAGATACTCAATTTCATATCAGCCTCGAACCTTTTCACACAGCAAAAAGCGTGGGACCACCATCTTCGTTTGTGTTGTCTGCTTCGTCGCTGGGTTTTGGTTACGGTTTCGGATCTGGATGGCGAAAGTGCAAAAGCGGTGCGGTTTAATCGTGTTTGTAACGCTGTTTTCACTCGCCTACTAAACTCGACTTTGTCGGCATCTTGCGGGGGACACGAGAAGACTGAGCTGGACGCTACTGGTCTCTAACGGGGTGATCATGCAGTGTCTGCCGAGGGCCGACTAAGGCGGTGGAAGAGCGAGCAGTCGAAGGCCTTGGGCTTACACTTTATTATAAACAGTGGCACAACAATcataacattgttttaaaaacgGCGCGAAGAGGGAACCTAGGAAACCCTGAAAgttacttttattaattttcaaaTCCTAATTTTTCTATAAAAGGCACAACAAACCTTAAAAACTACGACCAAGTTCGGGTCTTTCCTCTTTTGTCTTATTAAATTCAGTTAAACGTAAAATTTCAAATGCGGTAAATGCCAGGTAAACAATAGATTGAAAGTAATCTTATAAATACTGTACACAACAGAGCTGTCATTTTCCCATGAAGCTGTGGAGGCGTCTagccatagacacacacacgtaacgtTCAGTGTTCTCACCTCAGCCTTATTCAGGCAGCAGACAAGCTCCTCATAAGATGAAACTGGTTTCCCAAAGCTGAGGAAACACTACTCTTCACAGGGACTGTGGTCTTGTCTGACTGGGTGTCAAGGACTGTAGTCTTAATGAAGAACTAGGAAGAGAGCCACACTAACATTCCCATAAACTACCAGGTCACTGTCTCAGCAGAGCTCCCCAGTTCATGTTAAATCCTTGACGTTGCTTTAATACTTTTATGAGTTAGGTGGGTTTGAATCTGTGTTACTGACGGTTGTAGACACTACTACGCTATAATACTGTAAccattgtaacatttttaaaaataactcatTTACTGGACTTCTAAACTGTCTGTTTTACAATTGCTCAGCAATGGATTAAAAGATTCAAACTCCAGATTATGGGCTGCTTGTATACATTACTTAAAGTAGTTAAACGAACAGTTGATTAGTTGTGCAGATAATCATCATAGAAACGCACTAGCAACCATCATACAGACAAATTGGTGCTGAATGCCACCAGGAAGCACTCAGTGCTATTCACATTAGTTTTCTTTGGGTGAAGAGTTCTATAAAGTATGGAAAAGTGGAGGTAGCAAAATCTGGCCTGGGTTCCCTGACCTGAGCAGTGAATAAAGTCGACTGAAAAAGCTTACATTTACAGGCGCATGTAacggaaaacacacacactcatgtctCCATCTTAATACCTGTGTTGTTCTGTCAACAGTTCTCCAGTCTACACATATCCCACGCACTAAGACAGCCTGAACAcaggaatttaaaaataacaaatgaatgaaagtgAAACTCAGCCAGCACAGTGTTGTGTTCAGACTTCAGAGAGCATCGGGAAACAACACGTATGGAGCCGGAATCTGTAACACTTTCTCACAGATTGAGTATGAGGTCTATTCTTTCTCAAACTATCATAAATCCTGCAGTTACATTAGTGTTGGGCTAACGAGCACTGAACATGTCCCACTGTGACTGGTTTGATGGTTGTGCTCCTGATGATATGATTGGCTGAGAGGTCTGGCAGGGGAAGATCCTTAGTCAGAGAGGTCACAGCAGACTCATGGGGCATCTGttccaaaaagaaagaaattcccATGTAAAGTATACAATTATCCACTATTGATCAAAGGATCTCATCTGCAACACCTTTTATCATCTTACTTGCATGAAAGTGGGTTTTCATAAAGGTATGTGTACTTTGCAGTAGTGAAGTGATTTTAGTTAAGAGctttaattataaaaaaaaatctttgcatGTCTATACTGTTGTTTTGaatgtacaaatatttttaaaaaactgtgaAGACTTATGGAGCTCGAATACCAAAAACAGTAGAGGCAAACAAACTTCCAGTTAGgatgtaatttaacattttgaaGAAATTTTGTTGATGTTCTTTATTCTAACAGGCTGCTTTTATTCTAATATAAATAGTGTTTACAACTCCTCTGCTCTTCATGATCTGTAAGGTatttacaatgtaatatcatttacataaaattactgttatatttaatattcatattatcTTTCATTTTTGCACAAAGGTTTTGCACAAAAAATCGTATTTTTAatagtaaaaattattttgtgcacATGCAGAATATACAACAAAAATCATATAAAACTGGAATATATTGCAGTCTGATGTTGATAAAATCCAAACGAAAGAGAATGTATTATAATATTTTCAGTATATCCCTTTTTTAATACAGATTGAGCATTTTGTGGGGGTTACCAGGACATTGGGGGCTCTGAAGAGGTGAGTGCTAGGGTACTGGAGGAGGCTGAGACAGGACACAGCGTACAGGTCAGCATAGCGCAGCAGCTGGCTGGCAAAGAGAGTTTTAATGGAACCATAGCGAAGGAGGCTCCCCATCTTCCCATAACCCAACTCCATAGTGTATGTTATTTTctgtgggacacacacacacaggaatgaaaATGGCATCATACAATTAAACCATCCTTAAGTTTAATTCATACTGAAATGGTTTGCAATAGCagtatattataaatattattcgGTAAATAATTAAGAAATCTAACTCACCATAAAATATAATTGCTAACATAATTAAGGGCTTACCTTGATCTTGGACTTGATGAAACCAATGTCTGAATGATCTGAACAGCCACTGTCTGTTTGCCTGGAAGAACAACGACATGAAAACGAACGAAAGTTGCAGTGCGTTTGAAATGCTCTACAGCCATCTACTGTTCATTTTACGCATTGCCTCTCATTGCATATTTCAGGAATGCACATTTTCTGACTGCAAAGGCCAGCGCATACTCACTTATGCAGTTCAGCGAGTTTTATATCAAGCTGCCTCAGCTCCTCAAACATAACTGTATAAAGATgtacaaaattaattttccagCCATACCCTTGGCTTTCTCCTTAGATTTATTAGTcagtttttaataaagcaaCACATTATAAAGATTATGTTTCATATACCCACGTGAAGACAAACTACATGTAATAAAGGTAAATGTATTTGGCTATTTAACCCAATTCAGAATGGTAGCTAATATTGCCATTATTTATGCTGTTATTGATATAACTAGTTACAGTGAGCGTCCTACAGGATATGGCCTGGGGCTAACCGGCCTCCACTACTGTTCAGTCATTGTTAGCCCTATTAGTTTGAAGGTGCTTACTGGAGTTGTCGGTCCACACTCGTAGCTCATTGGCTAGTTCAGGTACGACGAGGAAGGTCTTCCAGCCCTGACGCTTCTTGGACTTGAGAATGTCGCCAAAAATATGGTCTCCCACATAGAGAATCTCTTTCCCCTTCACGTCCAGCAAGTCGCATATGATGTCAGATGATCCTGAGCAGGAGCAACACAGACCCCAAACGGAAGTGAAACTAGAGACAGAAGGAGCAGCACTCTGGAACAACACTCCGGAGCAGCACTCCGGAGCAGCACTCCGGAACAGTACTCTGGAACAGCACTCCGGAACAACATTCTAAATTGCAAAGGTCTTACTTGAGGACAAAATTAGGGTTAATTGTGGAAAGAGGCTATCAGTGGTGGGGACACTTGAGAAGCAGCTTTAAGAAAAGTTGACCTCCTTCCTCCTTTTATAACAGTCCTCCTGTACCCAGATGTACCCAGAGCAGTATGGCACTGTCCTGCCACCTGCTCTGTCTGCCTGGCATGAGGAGAGACTTGCACGTACCTCCTGAGTAGACCGTCCCATGATGCAGGTGTCCTGTGTAGGTTCCTATTCGCAGCTTGCCTGTGTCCTGCGTCAGGAACATGTCAGGCTCAAACAGGGAAGAGCAACACCTTTACCTTCACACAGCACccagagggcgagagagggatGACCAGGGTGAGCCGTACCATGTCCACCTGTCTCAGCACTGTCCCCTCGCCGAAAAACAGAGGCTTCTGCGtgtccaccaccaccaggtcGAAAAAGGAGCGCCACGATTTTCTAGGGCTCTGTGGGAGGAGGTGCTTTGACAGTGAGATACAAGGAACatagacatgaacacacacaaaaaacctaTTTGCTTCATATTACAGAAACGAAAAGactaaaacatacatttaagaAGAATTAAATATCAggttttcaatttttttttttttaaaggataagTTGCTCACCTTTGAATCAGGTGGCGCATCTAACAAGTATTTCAAAATGGCCTGGTTAGAAcgaaaaaaatgacaattttacTCATTATTTAGGATTTTAGGAGTTGAAACAAAATCCTGGATAGGAGTTTTACTTTCTGAACCCAAACTATCCACTTCTGGAACTGCTTTGGTTCCCAATTCTGTTCCCATGGCAGTTTGGTTTTTCATGTTGTTCCACCTCCTCAAGCCTGAACCATGAAATGAGAGGCTGCAGAGTCTTTTGTTACTTTGGCccaggtgtgtggaggagtCAGAGCAGAACAAAAACCTGGTCTGGCTGGGGATCTTTAAGCAACGAGAACCAGGCTGTACACAgtttagaattttaaaaagctgttttttaCTCTGCTAATGCTACAGTACAAGCAGACCACCCCCCATTACACCCCAATCAGTGCAAAGGCTGTTTCCCTCTGCCCTGCTCCAGAGAGATCTTGCCTCCGTATAGTTGTAGTTGCTGTTGGTGGCCAGAAACACTTTTGCGACTTCCTTTATGCGTTCAAGAAACAAGGGAATCCGAGGctgagaaaacacagaaatgtactTTCATATCATAATCAAACAAAACGTGTAATGAGCTGACAGAAGGTTGTATGGAAAAACATGCAGTGCGTGCTTCATTTGACATGGCAACATAGAGACCCCCTTTAACACCTTACATCCCTGAGGTCACTTACATCCCTGATCACGTATTTGTCCAGGTTCTTTAGAGTTCTCTCCTTCAGGCTGCCCTGTGGGTCGACAAGACgtggaaaaaaatctttatgTGTTCTGCAGTTATAACACGATTAGTCTGAACCACCACACTCTCTGAAGGAATACTACAGTTCCCCAGCACACCCTGTTACAGGTACAGCAGGAGCGTACTGTTTTTCCTGGTTGgtagtaattagtaattaacAATATTTTGCGATTgccaaatatttgtttgtgtgtgtgtgtgtgtgtgtgtgtgtgtgtgtgtgtgtgtttgtgatagagagagaactTACTGTATCATGAAGAAAATTCATGGCATCTCGCACATCCTGAAACATACTTTTGAATGACATGAAAAGGTCACCATGCTTAAAGCCCAACTGGTAGctagagagcaagagagagagagaaggagtgaatcagagaaagaatgagagagaagggagTTGGTATTCTGGGTAAGAGAGCTGAAGTATGTTTGTTTTAGACGTATAAAATGTCCAATTAAAATGTAGCCTCAGAGTTAGTTATAAATTAGTTATTAATACCTATAGCACCTATAATAATTATCCTCAATAATCTAGGTAATCTAAAGAGATTATCTCCTTTGAACTAGAAGCAGATGAAAGCTGTGGTTACTCCCActgttcctgtgctgctgtaacatctctcactcacttttggTATCTGGAGCAGTCGGTGAAGAAATCCACGAGGCAGGCGTAAAGGTAGGTCTCTGccgagagagcgagtgtgttgagagagaagaagaagccGCCACTGGGTTTGCTTTGTCACTAACCGAGCTGTCCTTAAATTCCTCCTCCTTAACTGAGTAAAACGGGACATAGTGACTGTGCTAAAGTGGTTGCTGCCATACCCGCCCCCCCTCTGTCCTGCCGCTTCTCTGTCTCGCTAGTACCTGAGAGGTTAAAGAGTGTGTTGAGGATGTAGAATCTCTCGGTGTCATCTCTCTGGATGAACTGGTTGGGGTAGTACTGATGGACCTCTTCCCTGCAGAGACAAGTGCTCACATACAGGATTCAAATGAACAAAGTCCACTTTACCCAAAactccctccctgtgtctccacTCCTTTctaacaagagagagagaaggagaacatgTATTAGGAgaataaatattgtaatatatatgtaatatatgttatGGAGATTTATATGTTCtccataatatatatatatatatatatatatacacacacacacacacacacacacacacacacacacacacacacacacacacgtacacacacgtacacacatctCGTGGTAAAGCCCAGATTCGTGGAGCATTGCAGGGATGGAAGTTTATCCCATCTGTTCACAGGAGCTTTGGAGTTTAGCCAGAGTGTTCATTGGGGTCTTGGTCACCTCTCTTACCAAGGCCCTTCTCCCCTGATTAGTGAGTTTGGTGGGGTAGCCAGttctaggaagagtcctggttgttccaaacttcttccatttaagAATTAACAATTATGGAGACCACTGTGCTCTTGGGAACCTTCAGTGCAGCAGATGTCCT from Electrophorus electricus isolate fEleEle1 chromosome 17, fEleEle1.pri, whole genome shotgun sequence carries:
- the nt5c2l1 gene encoding 5'-nucleotidase, cytosolic II, like 1 isoform X1, with the translated sequence MDGFLQEAGAMDVQAGKGDIHHRVFINKSVNLGNIKCYGFDMDYTLAIYKSPEYESLGFEMLRDRLVSIGYPHELLRYTYDSTFPTRGLVYDTAYGNLLKVDSHGNVLVCTHGFTYLRGEEVHQYYPNQFIQRDDTERFYILNTLFNLSETYLYACLVDFFTDCSRYQNYQLGFKHGDLFMSFKSMFQDVRDAMNFLHDTGSLKERTLKNLDKYVIRDPRIPLFLERIKEVAKVFLATNSNYNYTEAILKYLLDAPPDSKSPRKSWRSFFDLVVVDTQKPLFFGEGTVLRQVDMDTGKLRIGTYTGHLHHGTVYSGGSSDIICDLLDVKGKEILYVGDHIFGDILKSKKRQGWKTFLVVPELANELRVWTDNSIMFEELRQLDIKLAELHKQTDSGCSDHSDIGFIKSKIKKITYTMELGYGKMGSLLRYGSIKTLFASQLLRYADLYAVSCLSLLQYPSTHLFRAPNVLMPHESAVTSLTKDLPLPDLSANHIIRSTTIKPVTVGHVQCSLAQH
- the nt5c2l1 gene encoding 5'-nucleotidase, cytosolic II, like 1 isoform X2, with the translated sequence MDGFLQEAGAMDVQAGKGDIHHRVFINKSVNLGNIKCYGFDMDYTLAIYKSPEYESLGFEMLRDRLVSIGYPHELLRYTYDSTFPTREEVHQYYPNQFIQRDDTERFYILNTLFNLSETYLYACLVDFFTDCSRYQNYQLGFKHGDLFMSFKSMFQDVRDAMNFLHDTGSLKERTLKNLDKYVIRDPRIPLFLERIKEVAKVFLATNSNYNYTEAILKYLLDAPPDSKSPRKSWRSFFDLVVVDTQKPLFFGEGTVLRQVDMDTGKLRIGTYTGHLHHGTVYSGGSSDIICDLLDVKGKEILYVGDHIFGDILKSKKRQGWKTFLVVPELANELRVWTDNSIMFEELRQLDIKLAELHKQTDSGCSDHSDIGFIKSKIKKITYTMELGYGKMGSLLRYGSIKTLFASQLLRYADLYAVSCLSLLQYPSTHLFRAPNVLMPHESAVTSLTKDLPLPDLSANHIIRSTTIKPVTVGHVQCSLAQH